The DNA sequence TCACCACCCAGGGGTACGAACGGACCACGGTCGACGAGATCGTCGACGCCGTGGAGGTCTCGCAGCGCACCTTCTTCCGCTACTTCGCGAGCAAGGAGGACGCCACCTTCGCCGTGCAGGAGATGGTCGAGTCCCGCTTCATCGAGGAGCTGCGCCGCCGCCCCGAGGGCGAAGCCCCCTTCGAGGCCATGCGCCGGGCCGTGCTGTGCGCGTGGAACAGCATCGGCGAGGCGATCGAGGAGGTCGTCACCGTCGACCTCCACATGCGGACCTACCAGATGATCGAGTCGACCCCCACCCTGCTCGCCGCCCATATGCGGCGCGGCGTCGCCCTGGAGAACCAGATCGCTCTGCTGATCGCGGAGCGTGAGGGGCTCGACGTGGAGCGGGACCCCCGGCCGCGGGTGGCCGTCGCCGCGTTCTCCGGGGTGATGCGGGTGACCGGCCAGCTGTGGGGCCGGGGGCTCGACCCGACGGTGGAGGCGCTGCGCGACCTGACCGAGGAGTATCTCGACCAGCTCGTCCCGGCCCTCGCCCAGGACTGGCGTCGGGAGTAGCGCGACCCCGGGTCGGCGATGACCCCGGGCCAGTAATGCCTCCGGGTCAGCGGTAGCCCCGGGTCAGCGGTGCCCCCGTCCAGTGGTGGCCCCGGGCAGCGATGGCCCCGCGTGGGAGATCCGTGATGAATCCTTCGCGAACCGGTGATGTACCTCACCCGAAGTCACGGGGGCCGGCCCGCGTCTCCTAGGGTGTGGCGCAGTGACTTCCTTCGACACCTCACCCACGTTGACCGCATGGCGCGCTCTGCTCGCCGTGGCGGTGGTGTTCGTGATGCTGGCGACGACGGGCTGGAGCGCCGTCCGCGACCGGTACACCGACGGGCCACGCGAACTCGCGCTCGCCTCCTGGGCGCGGGACCGGATAGCCGGCCGCTCGCTGCCGGACGCCGATTCTCCCGCCTACCGGCTGGCGCACTTCTTCGCCACCCTCACCTCGGGACAGCAGATCGCCCTCGCGGGCAAGTACCCGTCGGTGGTGGGGAACCTGAACGGCGCTCCGGTCACCCTGCGCTACTACGCGAACCGGGTGGCCCTCAGACAGGCCGTGGCCGTGGAGAAGACGCGGGCGCACGACGAGAAGCTCTCGCCGGACGGGCGCGGCGAGGCGGAGGCCCGTCTCGGCCGGTTCCGGTCG is a window from the Streptomyces sp. MMBL 11-1 genome containing:
- a CDS encoding TetR family transcriptional regulator, whose protein sequence is MIDGQTVEPRAGLRERKKQRTRDALVRASLELFTTQGYERTTVDEIVDAVEVSQRTFFRYFASKEDATFAVQEMVESRFIEELRRRPEGEAPFEAMRRAVLCAWNSIGEAIEEVVTVDLHMRTYQMIESTPTLLAAHMRRGVALENQIALLIAEREGLDVERDPRPRVAVAAFSGVMRVTGQLWGRGLDPTVEALRDLTEEYLDQLVPALAQDWRRE